The Arabidopsis thaliana chromosome 5, partial sequence genomic interval TAGAACCGTCGGAATAAATAACAATGTATAAAACCTTGTTTCCTAATTAGAGCAATCAAAAGAACTTCTTGTGAGCTCTCTAGCTACTGAATATTTgtcataaatataatttttaactttcgaattaaaattaatatagatatttttttaaaagaaaaatataaaagttatcTATTTCATCACGTCAAAAAAATACAGTAGAACCACAAACTGTTTTATTAGTAACAGCCttacaaacaccaaaaaaaaaaaaatctaagaagaaataaaaaatctagtaacagaaaaataacataaattcacatcaaatattttttatatttctgttTGGGTGAGTCAAGGACACCTTGGGTTCCGACCAGGCCCTCCATAGTAAAAATAAGTCCCCCATACATTGTTTTTGCCTTGTCTGATGTCATAACAAGCGGGGTGATCGGCCAAGACATGGAGATTCTTCAGAGGCAAGAGATTGTTGTCCCAGTCAACAACTTGTAAATTCCTAAAGTAGGCAGCTTTCTCAAACCCTTCATCTGCGAAATGGCCGCTTCCCATCTGTGTTCCGGTGTGAGCACCGCTTGATCGGCTGTTCACAACTTCGCCGCCAAATTGTACCATACTTGCATGACTCCTCAAGTGACTGAACAAGAAAGCTGGCCAGTATCCCACAAGAAGTCCATTCCCTAGTTCAAGCCACCAGTGCCCATGTTTTGGATCCTACATTAAGTTTAAAATGACCACAATATAGGCAATAGCACATTTAGCttcaagagaaaataaaagtatagtATAGATGATTTCTGTAAGTCAAACGATCGAATTTTTCAAAACCTGTTATTATATCAAAACCAACATATGGCTCTGCGGCATGGATACAGAATTAGTTAAACACTATATATCCAtcattatgtatttttataaCTAGCTTCATGTGAGTTACCAAATAAACTtatgtttcatatttttagttatacATAAAGAGGTCAGCTAAATTTGCGCATACAGGTTTCTAGTTGATGTACATTAAAGATTTGCTTTTACTGCAGGAGCAGTGAAGTTTCTGTCATCAATTTCATATACAATTTAATGCTCTTACCAAATCcaacctttttatttattaacaatgttttgaaaaaagcTGAAGCGATCTTTCCTTTATTGGTTCAGTTTATGAAATTCGAGGTTGGTTGCTTTCTTTATTGTTTCTCCAAGAGTTATAGGTATTCAAAGTACCTACAGTGGCACACGTTGTAATAACTAAGCATTGCCTCGGGGTGattttcattcatttattGATGAGTCATAGTATTACCTTAAATTATGATTACGTTACGTGAGTTCTTTTTTGTGACGTGAGTTATGTCTATAAGTACAAATTACAGCTGAAATTCTCACCatgatgatttggttttcaaaattttatgtgaAAATGAATTAGGTAGAAATAAcatttaaataaatgtttgTAGTTTACTAGGACGTATaatagatatattatatacactatcattttatcttcttttttttggattttctgttaagttatagtatatataatattcatggttcaaaaaatatcttaagCTATAGACAAAATTGTAACATTGATATATGTCGTTAGACCTATAAATTCTtcacaaaaacccaaaaataattttctgaaGTGAAACTACAATAAGGTAGATGAAAActgtatattaatatatttaaacaaacaatgaaagaaTGGTTGGACAATTTGCTCTAATTTATAATTTCGTGGAATAAGCTCATGCTTAATGTGTCggttgattaaaaaattttatGAGACATCTGCGTAGCGTATCAAGTGCGTTATTGACTTTATATATGTCGGTCTCAGTACtttaaaaatgtaatgttTTGTCTTGGTGGACTTATCTAAAAGAAATCTTAAGTTTCAAGCAATCATATAGCCTAAGCATTAATGACAcaactatttttaattttattctgGGTCAGCAGCTTCTTGTTCTTAATAGTAtctagaaagaaaataagaacaGAACACCTATTAATGCGCTAAATTACACATTCCAATTAATTTAAATACTTATCGAAGTTCATTGgtaaattcaaaaacataatgCACGTACAACTGCAACTTGATTCTACCATAATTTTCAACAAATGATGCTATGAGTATTTGTTTCATGTTGTTTGACCAAAATCATCAAGTATGTACAAAGTGTCAAGTATTTTAAGTTTTCAGGATTTTTTAGTCCTTCTTTATGAATTgaatatgataaaaatatgGTTAGAAGTGTGGAAATAAATGGAAGGAAATGAAGACTGACCTTCCAAATCATTAAACCGATATCAAACTGTCTTCCATTATAAGAGGACCTCGGGGAAATCGCTGCACCAATTGCAATTTTATTGTTGGTTTGTACGAATCCAGAGCAGAGTAAATTGTAGCACCCAGTTGCTTGGTATGCATCAGTCTGcttttccaaattttcaattcaatatattattttccctcatgatattaaataaataattcaagcaaaaagtttgaaaaaagTAGTGATTGATCTTACCGTCCAATATGTGAAGAATCTTGGATAATTATCTCCGTATAGTTCAGGACTAACCTGCAAAAGGATCAAAATGCTATGTAATCAGTAATCACCAACCTAATTATAATTGGACCCTATCTATATCCCCACCACATTTCTTTTGCAACTCATTACTGTATATTACTAGTTGATTTGTCTGCCGGTTCTCTGTTTAGAAAATTAGAAGGTTGACTAATTAAGCTCCTGATTGATTCGAAAGCTaatctttgtgtttttataaaatataaacgtaaacatcaaacacaaaacgaATGTGGTAAAACTATTatccttttgttgttttgtggcGTTTGTGCTTAtaatactaacaaaaaaaactttttctgtttaataTGATGAAAGTTTCAGAATCATATGAAAAGAATTCACACTTAAACCGAcgaaaaatgtttataaacaaTGTATATTGTCTAGTGATTAACTATTACTCGGATGTTTAGTAGgtaatattacatatattgacaaaatattctctttttctattcGAAAACTAGTggcaaataattttgtaaagtgTAAAGTGAATGGTACCTGCCAACCAGCTTCAATGGTGTTTAGGTCATGACCAAAGGATCCAGAGATGAGCCAAATCTGAGATAAACTAAACTCATAAGCATCAGTGACACGTGGCGCCCACACGTTAATGCTTGCTTTAGCTCCATAGTATTGTTCTCCATTTACAAACACCACCGCATGCTGCATGTAAGTTTAAACTCTATTAAGCTAAGTaccattaattaattttacacCATAAAAATAACCTAAGTTCACACTTTATCTTCAATATCAAGAATATCAGTTGAACGAAGACTCTTTAATTTCTCCATCTCGATcgaatcattttttttattgtatgcTTTATAGTATACTTTTTGGAGAATCAGATGCtttattgaacaaaaaaaaaagttaaagtaAAGcataagaaaacattattattcTCTCGCATGATCGAGTCGTACGATACaagaggtgaagaagaagttaccTCGTGACCACCTCCGGATGAATCTCGTCTAATGGGTCTTCTTAATTTCCGACCAAACCGTCGAACTGAATTTGCCCTTAAAACATcattctttgttgtttttctaattGGTATTGACCCAATTGGACAACTTTCACCGGACATACTCCATAACTGATTAAAACTTTCCTCATATGTTGTTTCATTTCCTTTACTTGGCCTGTAAGGTGAGTCCTGCATGTTTATATTAATAGaattacttcttttttatacCTAAAACTTACAAAAGAAGTAAAGTTAAAGAGTAGATTCATTACAAGTGGTTTCTGGCCTTGTAGCTGAGGATGATCAAATGCGGGTTGTAAATGAGACGGTACACATTCTATTACATCTCCGTCTGGGCTCTACAGTTtcacaataacaaaaatgatcacagaaatggaaaaaaaaagtagattaaTTCCATAAAGGGTTTGTTTGGTTACGTGGATTGTTTTGATGGaaggtttgttgattttgctgAGATATGCTTCCACTCTTCTAAGCTTCTGAATCTCCCTGTTGGGTCTGAATgaagtttggtttttaagaTGAATAGCTGATCCGAGTAATAAGTCTagttgaagagagagaagaagcataaGCCCAATAAATTTGGATGTGATGGTTGAagtagttgaagaagaagaagaagaagaagccataaCTAGAGAATGTACGGCTTGTTTGGTAATGAAATGGATAGGTTTATTTGTCTCCTTGtgctttcttgatttttaGTAGCacacaagaacaaagaagaagaaggtggaatgagaatgagaagtTAGTTTAATCCCAATGGCCAGACTCCAGacagaggaaaacagagagcaagcaaacaaaaaaactactaatgttattttcagtttgattttatttcctCTTATTTTTAGGGGGTTTCTTGGGGTTTGTAGAATTTTAAACTTTATCTCTcaagcttttgttttaaaataaataaataaaaaagagagaaagagatgaagtAAGTGGCTTTGGGGTTGTGTTTCCGACATAGTCTAAGCTTTGACAGGCACGAATTACCATTCAAAAGAGAGTGCTTAGAAGGTGGGCCTTTTGCCTTTTGCCTTTTCCCACGTTTTTTACCCATAACCTCATGTCCATTTAACCATTTTTTACTTCACTCTTGATGGTGATAAGTTAATAATGATTATCATCTTACAAACATGACGAGGATGGGACATGGATTTATCACTATACTAAGAAAGATTAAGGTTCAAAActctctttcatcatcttATTCATGAGTTTACGCAATACAAGAAAGATGAATAAGCTAGAAAGTAGAAAGTGAAGGACCATAGTATGTCGTCCAATGAATTGTAATAGTATCGTCATAATTTGGGTTTATAGTAGTTAGATACATGttaaatagaaagaaaaaaaaaaagaaagaaaggaatcACTGTATTCCGATCCTTATCAATTGGTTTAGAATTGGAAATCAAGTTAAATACTTAAATCAGTAGTTCTTTATGTCAAAGGAAAAAATAGTGTAAGAAAgtaaaaagttaattttttcactttatttttatattattatttgggAATATTATTCGAACTTGTTCAATAATAATCTTCCACCGTTCATTCATCTTTaatgtatttaaattttttggaaTAAAGTGTGAATTTTGTTAATTCTCTAGTTTTCATAGAATTTTAAAGCTCTTTAAAAGGTGAAAGAATATTAATACCCTTAGCTACCAAACTAAAGGTTGATCATATATCTCCTCTATTAATTTGCttcaggatttttttttggtcaccATTACTTTGCTTTGAATTGCGttgttttagtatttttttcagTGTTAACAAAAAAGTGTATTGGTTGTACAAGCCGTATTACCTTATATGTGCAAACGTCGATGtacaaatttgaaaagtaTGTTTGTATATCTCCTGATTTTCCATCCAATATCTTAAAGACAAACTTTGGtatacttacaaaaaaaaaattacatataaacaAAGCCGTCTTCAGTGGAAGAACACGTGCTTAGGTAGTAGAGCAGGATGTTTAATTCGATTTTTAAAGTGAAAAGAATGGTccttttgatatatatataagcaaataCACTTTTCGAAAAATATAGGacacaaaactaaacaaaagcTCACATTCACaaattgtaattaaaattCTCTTCTCGACCTAAAAACCATGCGTCCATTCTTGTGCAATTTTGATTATGTTTCTGGATCTTTGTTCTGTGTGAAAATAACTTTTCAATTGATACAATACTTTCACATCTTATTCAAGAACCGGACAAGAATAAAATGGAGTTCTTGTTACATgtgaaatattaaattacacttaaattaacccaaaaaaacttataagtATTAAATGatatactaattaatattagaaacacaaaaatatatccactatttcaacaacaacaaaaaaaacaaaatatttattattttgtctaGTTTGCTGAtatcttgtgtttttgttggttttttagCTTCGTCTCTTTTAGTTTCCATCATTTTGCATTCATGTTTAGGTCTTTAGGTGCATGTTTGCATTGCATTTCTCACTTCTAGGATCTTGGAGTGGAACATGGAATTTGGAAGCAAATAGAGCAAGAAGGAGCtaaaagaagtgaagaaacaaaaattcaagaagaGGTCGATTGGGACTAATCCAGCCTCTGATCCACAACCAAAACTTGGTCGATTGGGTGCTTAAACTGAGTTGACCcggtttattttcttttctctataaatatgtttaaacCCCTAAACCtacttttcttaatttctctTTGTAATCAACTCTAAAGTCTTGTGATTCCTTCTTTTATTcaagattttatttatattcatCTCTTATCTATCTCtttaattcttcttctaacatgaatttttaaaaattaaatgacaACTCCTTGGATTTTCATGGCATTAGGTGTATTCATAGTATTTCAGATCTCTAGTTCCATGCGGATTTGAGTCTTAAGTGCTATAACGATAACCATGTTTGTGGACTTAGAGGAAATATTAACAGGTAGAAAatttcttaatcatttttattaaatcaaaAGTGTGTGTACGTAAAAATACATTTCCTATTTATTTACGTTTTCGCACTTCCAATACAGAAATGTAAGCTTCCACTGCATTAACGATCGAAATGGAAACACAAACATTCCACCACAGTTCAAAACTAGAAAGGCAAGATTTCATCGTGTTTctgatatgatttttttgtcataCAACCACGCACCTCTGTGGTGTTTCCTTATGCTTTTGAGAGCTAATTAAATTCCGATTAATTATGACTATAAAAGCTGAAATCGTACTTCGAAAAAGCCTCCATGCAACTGATGATTTATGGTTTTGTtctaaatgtaaataaataaataaataaaaccaaaaaagagtTTGACCTCTTAGCTAATCAAGCTCCTTATCTGTGGTATCTTTCCGGAATCAGGTTAGAATTTAGATGATTAActaatcatataaatttcaTACTTTGACATGAAATCTAGAAATGTAGAACATAGAACACATTACAACTTGATTTTAGAATCCatgattgttttaaaattttatgttatttttgagAACGTCAGTGCCCCAACAAATACTAGAATACCACCACTTAGGTACAAACAGATAGAAAGACGACGATGATATTTTCCTTACACATTGGTGACGTATCTATTATATTGCCTATGTGAGGACATTACAAGTGGCTGTAATGGAGCACTCAAATCAATTATCTATGACTGTATATAAATTCCCTACTAACATATTTGGTGCCAACTTTGGGGCGACCAAGATGGATGATGATCATTAGGTtcctcttttgcttttttgaacttttaatATGGAGACCATGtgctttgtcttttttcttcaattatttcAGTGCTTTagctaaataatatatatcattgaCAAAATTTCTATCCATAGGATTTCAGTATAAGTAGTATTCACAGGGTTATATGTTGAACTTAAACCAAGAATAGTTATCCACAATTTGGACCTATACTGAATTGTAATAAACGAATAATATGTAATTTCAGCAACATTAGATGAGATAATATAGAAGCATTTTAACATtacattagaaaaaaagagaggataaTATAGAAGCAAACTACTTAATATGGTAGTTTGGTTCAAGATTCGTTATACTAGTCGATGCAAGCAAGTGAGTCCCGCCCATGAGACCGAGTTTCGTCGACTGCAGCGGCATATTAACTACTTTCAAGTGTTACTTCCActatcaaaaacttcaaaaaatgttataagataatttgattataaaaccattaaaagtgttttaaaaaactaacagGATTTGGATTTCGATATAAgataatttgattataaaagatagaaaaattaaGACCGAAGCATCAACTTTTATACATTGAAAAGTGACATAATTGAAGAGGACAAATATTTGGGTTGTTGACTGTCACGTGGTTACCGACTACTTTTTCATTGAACATAAAGTCTGCTTTACAATGGTCTGCAAAAGAGAACAGAGTGTGTTAATCCAAACAGCTTACTTCTATTGGTGTACTCACTACCAAAAGGGCTAAACatgatttatgtatatattgtttctAGTTTCTGTTGTCTTTCATTTCGAATGTTTTGATCTACCAATAAGGCGGGGTCGATCATCATTAAAGTTTCCAccaattttgttaaatttttgagCGAGTGAATGCATTAGTCTTTTGTAATTATTACgcttttggaagaaaaaagggAACTATATAGTCCATCCGATTAAGCGTCGGTCTAAATTTCCGAACGAGAAAATTAGGGACTTCGAAAGTGGTATGCATTGGCTAATGGAAGATGTTGCTCCAACCGTAATCAAGTAGTTAGAGCACTCAGATCCCATGTTTCTTCTCCACTTTTGACAATCTTGGTACCATGTAATTATTAGGTTTTACAACATCTCAACAcactcttattttttttaactcatttaTGATTTCTTTATGAAAGAATTAGTGAAAATGAACCgtaaaagtttgaaaaaaatattttctggACCCttccaaaacattttaaaaaaacaaatctttctACAGAGAAATACACGATTACCTTTCGCAGAAGATAATATTACGATATTTAAACTATCAAGTacatttaaacaaaagaaaactaaaagaaaaaacaaaaacaaatacacaaaacaaaactgtacttgtaaaaataaagatatatcttcaaaagttttcttttgtaaaagtATTAAAAGTGCGgtgtaaaataatttattttctttcttttctagtTCAAGCATACAAGtttttagaattcaaattcaatttataattagattttttattattcgaACCTCAGTCGATCGATGTAGAGAACGACtctaaagagagagagagattgatcAGTTTAGGAGAGTTAATCTAAAAAACTTCAGCAATACAGTTGCGAAAGAAAAGCGGAGCGGAGCATATACtcataaacatatatgaattttatatGGGATAGTTCGTTTGATGTACGAGTAGGTAAGAAATGTTCAAATAgggaagaaaacagaaaaaatactttttggCATATATGTAACTCCTGATTCAAATGCTAATAAAATTCATCTATCTTTACTCATAACAAGGTTTactttgttgatattttaGAGGTTGTCGTAGTAGTTAATTAGgaaaatttctttataaattaatatttcctaatttatcaaaaaattaatatttttataaattaatagaattttGTGGTcctaatattattaatttataaaggtttGACTGTATTCCGCATAACCCATCATCCACTAAAGAGGCTACTCAAACATCATGatcaaagaacaaatatataatgaaaGGCGTAATAAGACACACTTGGTACTTAGTACACATTTGCTATATACACGCTTGCTATCTTTCCTAATGAAAGTGAAAGACACTGGAAAAACAACACACAGGCTTTGATAAGTATGATGGGCCTGGAAATGCCAAACTTGTAGCTAGCAGATCTAACAAAAACAAGCTTAGCTTGCTACGTGGTACACACTCTAAGTCCCAAGTCAATCCGCTTACTGAATAATAGTTCAAATGGAGCTAAATCCAAATTATGggtcccaaaaaaaaactcaggcCAAATTCAACGGCTTGGAAAATGGCAAGAGAATGTGCACAGGTAAATCGAAAATCGAAAACTAAAATTGTAATTACCCTTAGTATTTGCTTACCGATAAgacaaacataattttgtcgCCAAATGTagcatagaaaaaacaaaatatcatgtTGCTCTATATAAAGTActtcataatattttataagtaTCTGGTAGAAATAATAGAGCGTATAAGATAATGAATCTATCCAtggctgaaaaaaaaataattcatagaaaagaaaatgaccaataattcatttttcttcttcttctttttgcgataccaaaaacaacactactttgaattttatttgaaattaatcTGTTATTTGTCTTAAATGGAATAATATTCttctaaagaaaagaattatgTATTGTATATAATCCGCTATGAAGAAATTCAAACACACTTCTTCTCACCAAATTGACTATACTATTTTCATTGTTGTCGATCGATGAATTCAAATGAAAAGAGCATGCACAATTGCAAATAGAGTTTCTGTATCTTTAAAGTTGTCCTGCCCACTTAGTGaattgtgaagaagaaaaagagaaggcGTGGGGAATATAGAGTAATATCAAAGTGGGCCGTGAGCAATGAATCATGTTGGATAAAACTTAAGAGCTGGATTGGTCCAGGACTTGTTCAAATtggtttttgagtttattttgTGCTGTTTTATTAAGACGTTGTTAatcaaaagtgttttttttttctcttactttCACAAGAAACTAAAGTAAGCCACAGGAAAATGCCTACTCTTCTCCTTTAATCGTGGCTGTCTTTTCCTTGTAGGAATTTTTGCCACATTAGcaacaaattttcttcaaatctcaATCACACAACAGCTTTCACACTCATTTAGATATTTCTAtctatcaaaagaaaaaaaaaacattaaaaacatttagatTTATTATTCCATTTAGTTTAACAGAAATATCTTGTGTCTTAACAAGACAAAACACTTCTTACTATCATGAAAATGCCAACGTCACTAAGACACtaattttttcatctttacttttctttcctttttcaataaagaaaaatatcaattacCACATCGAAgggaaaaaattataattaattactactatctgtgcattttttttttgttagttacacgaaatattatcttttatataattacaaTGATGACATcggtttttaaaaatatgtatgttttagaaaatgctttcaaatttgttttttttttttgatcaaaaatatGTATGTTTTAGAAAATCTGTATGTAACTAACCCACACCAAAAAGTAACAAACCAATGATGACATcggtttttaaaattatgtatgttttagaaaatactttctcaatttttttttttttaatatttaaagcTGTTTCACACATGTTaaagaatttttaatttttatttattttaaactaaaaaattatttatctaaATATAATTCAGTCAATAAAACAACAATCTGCATAATATAAATTGTCAaaaccaatataaaaataataattaattttatgtttaaatattatattttaaaattttcttctaaaacaccaaatgaaaaatatggaGGGATTATATTACAAACCTCATCTGTCCAACCGCGACAAAAACTGTTActtatattaaagaaaattaaagaaagaaataaacatcATCTCCGTGAATGTCATTGCGaaaattggagaaaaaaaagaaaaacaaaattaaagatcCGACCCAAATTccataacaaacaaaaccaaccaaaatttaacccagcccaaaacaaatatgttaaattGAACCCAACCACCTACATAACCCAACCCGACCCTCCCCAAATGACATAAATCAATCAGATATATTTTACTCGATGTAATTAGTAATTTCATAAGGCTCACATTCATTGCATGTATACAAATTTAACTAAattgaaaggaaaaagaatATTCGTGTGCGACAATATGGTCATATTACTCCCGACTACAATAACATATGTAAAGTAGTCATAAGATACGAACTTGAACtctctatttatttttgttcataattaattttattggttttcaattatatatatatatatattttgactAGTAATCTATAGGTTAATTCAGTAACGAATAAAGATAGATGAACGGATGGACCATTAATCCACTACGACGCTTAGGGACCAACTTTCCACAAGTGAGGAAATAGGACCGCGACTACCACTTCCTACACACCCGTGATAATATTGTCAACGTCATTCATGCTTTTTCACCTAAATTTCTTTATCTTAGTGGACTAGGCAATCAATTTGAAAACTCTACTACACTGAGTTCCAAAGTTTAACAAAACCATAAATGAAGAGTGCTACAAATATGTCATGTTTCGTCGTACAACAAGTTTCCCCTTTGGCTATACActaaaaaaaaccaacaattTTCCCTGATTatacactaaaaaaaactaacaatttTCCCTGATTACGGTCAAATGCTAGCTGATACACAGTGTATTTTACACACCTCGTCGTAATGATGAAAGTTagattcttgtttcttgacAGTCGACTTGTCTTCGACGTAAATTCGTCAAAAAAGTCAATTTCCAATGGATTTCTAAATGTTGTATCCGTCAAAACTCAGAAATGAGTTCttttattgtaatatatatggttaTACTATAGAGTTAACAATCGTAAGGTGTTTTATTAACATCGGAAACTTTTCAAGGAGTTCCACCCCTCTTTCATAGTCCCTCatttaaaacacaaataacATAAAACTTGTCCTAAGGAAACCTAAAATCGATAACTCTATAGAAAACACAACACatctttttctgttctttataaactgaaatttttcaattgGGAACAAGTTTGTTTACTTAGTAtcatttggtaaaaaaaaaaaaagatgctcCAATAAACCCACCAACATCTTGGGTTGGTCATTTAGATACTCTTTGAATTATATcagagaaaaatatcttatgGTTGGTATGGCAGACGACCGATAAGAACCTGTATAGTATAACCATATCCGACAATGACTTCTCTGTTATCCGAAGACATACTAGACGATCaccaagaaaaagaatttgaagGTAAAACCCATAAAACATCATAAGTTTGATGtaacaatcaaatttttttgtctctttcccAAGTTATAAGGACAACGAGAAAATAATTCACCGAAAAAAGGACaacgagaaaataaaataaacattaacttttttttactcatAAATGAAGTGTCCTGGACCATGAAGAATGCAAGAGAATACGGGGTAGGGAGCATTTCTAGGGAAAGACGGGCGACAACAAAACGTCAAAACCTAAcctataaaaatattaaacgcGAATCATATATAGTGAACCataatgaaacaagaaaaaattaatagtgaagaattcaagataaaaCCAAGCTAgctaccaaaaacaaaaaaaaagataaaccaaGCTAATGATGAGTCTTTTGAAAATAACATAGTTTCACATGTAACttaacacacacaaaaatatgtttataatGACCAAGAAATAAACTGAAATAAACTGAAATAAACTAAGGGAAACTTAAATGATTTCTTAGGACATATACATGatgaaaactgaaaacgaACAAATGCTAGGAAGTGCATTAGCAAACAAGAGATTCTTAGGAAAACA includes:
- a CDS encoding NEP-interacting protein, putative (DUF239) (Protein of Unknown Function (DUF239); CONTAINS InterPro DOMAIN/s: Protein of unknown function DUF239, plant (InterPro:IPR004314); BEST Arabidopsis thaliana protein match is: Protein of Unknown Function (DUF239) (TAIR:AT1G23340.2); Has 1807 Blast hits to 1807 proteins in 277 species: Archae - 0; Bacteria - 0; Metazoa - 736; Fungi - 347; Plants - 385; Viruses - 0; Other Eukaryotes - 339 (source: NCBI BLink).); this translates as MASSSSSSSTTSTITSKFIGLMLLLSLQLDLLLGSAIHLKNQTSFRPNREIQKLRRVEAYLSKINKPSIKTIHSPDGDVIECVPSHLQPAFDHPQLQGQKPLDSPYRPSKGNETTYEESFNQLWSMSGESCPIGSIPIRKTTKNDVLRANSVRRFGRKLRRPIRRDSSGGGHEHAVVFVNGEQYYGAKASINVWAPRVTDAYEFSLSQIWLISGSFGHDLNTIEAGWQVSPELYGDNYPRFFTYWTTDAYQATGCYNLLCSGFVQTNNKIAIGAAISPRSSYNGRQFDIGLMIWKDPKHGHWWLELGNGLLVGYWPAFLFSHLRSHASMVQFGGEVVNSRSSGAHTGTQMGSGHFADEGFEKAAYFRNLQVVDWDNNLLPLKNLHVLADHPACYDIRQGKNNVWGTYFYYGGPGRNPRCP